From the genome of Ectobacillus sp. JY-23, one region includes:
- a CDS encoding winged helix-turn-helix domain-containing protein, with protein MNLVVISQNSLLISLLRTVLNNTKVQIEVLKNPISYNTLHLPPSSSREAALIIDTQLLDEAAAQRWMDFAKISKNPILLVNTEYQTPEDIISVQKSILYLSNPLLSLGNLDAIKEHEENHSEKHALDLYLDTDVIFDISNLCVLKKGEKIPLTNLEAKILLFLYKNLNQIIETNILMEKAELSNSASLYVHIKNLRNKIEKNPQSPAILKTARKKGYILSIKP; from the coding sequence ATGAACTTAGTCGTTATATCTCAAAACAGTTTATTGATATCTTTACTAAGAACTGTACTCAATAACACAAAGGTTCAAATAGAAGTCTTAAAAAACCCCATTAGCTATAATACTCTTCATCTCCCTCCCTCTAGTAGTAGGGAAGCTGCACTAATAATTGACACACAACTATTGGACGAAGCTGCAGCGCAACGTTGGATGGATTTTGCAAAAATTTCCAAGAATCCTATTTTGCTGGTCAACACGGAATATCAAACTCCTGAGGACATTATTAGTGTTCAAAAATCTATTCTTTATTTATCTAACCCTTTACTATCTCTAGGGAATTTGGATGCAATTAAAGAACATGAGGAAAACCACTCTGAGAAACATGCACTAGATTTATATTTGGATACAGATGTCATTTTTGACATTTCTAATCTTTGTGTATTAAAAAAAGGAGAAAAAATTCCTCTGACCAATCTGGAGGCAAAAATTTTGTTATTTCTTTATAAAAATTTAAATCAAATTATTGAAACAAATATTTTGATGGAAAAAGCAGAATTGTCAAATAGCGCAAGTTTATATGTCCATATTAAAAACTTAAGGAACAAGATTGAAAAGAACCCTCAAAGCCCAGCCATTCTAAAGACAGCTCGAAAAAAAGGATATATTCTATCAATCAAACCTTAA
- a CDS encoding stage II sporulation protein M produces the protein MIKKMPWYSLIVTLVYILGAAIGAYSASKLNMELTPDPQKLNYDTVILHNLNVVLLMAAGIVTLGIGTLSIIFINGSSLGITLGAFADKHYFGDIVMALVPHGIFEIPAFIIAAAGDLYICVAIILLIMRRKENAKTKFKRGVMFNVAAAALIIVAGIVEVSMPVPTISQ, from the coding sequence ATGATTAAAAAAATGCCATGGTATTCACTTATAGTTACTCTGGTGTATATTTTAGGTGCCGCAATTGGAGCCTACTCGGCTAGCAAGTTAAATATGGAACTAACTCCAGATCCACAAAAACTAAACTACGACACCGTAATCCTGCATAATTTGAATGTAGTATTGCTGATGGCCGCTGGGATTGTCACACTAGGAATTGGAACACTCTCTATCATTTTCATTAATGGATCATCTTTAGGAATCACATTGGGCGCTTTTGCCGATAAACATTACTTTGGAGACATTGTGATGGCACTAGTTCCACATGGTATTTTTGAAATACCAGCATTTATCATCGCTGCTGCTGGGGATTTATATATATGTGTAGCTATTATCCTTTTGATTATGAGGCGAAAAGAAAATGCCAAAACCAAATTTAAAAGAGGAGTTATGTTTAATGTCGCTGCCGCTGCATTAATTATCGTCGCTGGAATTGTCGAAGTAAGCATGCCTGTGCCGACCATCTCTCAATAA
- a CDS encoding ABC transporter ATP-binding protein translates to MIQIKNTVLEVKHLHKSYTDKKVLENVNLSIYEGEFVALNGENGAGKSTTLHCILGMLSRDSGDIYVSNYHIDIEPVKSRHLVGFSPDDPFLYSYLSGLEHLKLWAGFRGLDEQSISYGRALLHHLGLNDRDLHNLTSTYSKGMKQKLSFIGAIFHKPALIVLDEPFTAMDQDSTEAALQLLESLKTQKCSMLFSSHQANIKNRLADRFLTLKDGHIE, encoded by the coding sequence TTGATCCAAATTAAAAATACTGTTTTAGAAGTAAAACATTTACATAAAAGCTATACAGATAAGAAGGTTTTAGAGAATGTTAATCTCTCTATATACGAAGGAGAGTTTGTGGCGCTTAATGGAGAAAATGGCGCAGGGAAATCTACAACATTACATTGCATTCTAGGAATGTTATCTCGAGATTCAGGAGACATCTATGTATCGAATTATCATATAGATATTGAGCCGGTTAAATCTAGACACCTTGTCGGCTTTTCTCCTGATGATCCTTTTTTATATTCGTACCTATCAGGACTAGAGCACCTTAAGCTGTGGGCAGGCTTTCGCGGTCTTGATGAGCAATCCATCAGTTATGGAAGAGCCTTATTACATCACTTAGGATTAAATGACCGCGATCTTCATAATCTGACGAGCACCTATAGCAAAGGTATGAAACAAAAACTCTCCTTTATAGGTGCCATATTTCACAAACCTGCTTTAATTGTGCTAGATGAGCCTTTCACTGCCATGGATCAGGATTCAACTGAAGCGGCCCTTCAACTCCTAGAATCCTTGAAAACACAAAAGTGTAGTATGCTCTTCTCTTCACATCAAGCGAACATTAAAAACAGACTGGCAGATCGATTTTTGACATTAAAAGACGGTCATATTGAATAA
- the yidC gene encoding membrane protein insertase YidC produces the protein MRIRQVVFLVSVPALFLAGCDKMNGMTGLFNHFVSFLTWSIESLAAAFDNSYGLAIIGLTFIMRLVLMPMMVKQYIMQAIRKEKMKVLQPKIQAVKQKYTKDQIQDTPSLAKERDKEILALHKEYGVNPFATGCLPILIQLVVLIGVYYAIQSSPAIASHEFLWLQLGKPDFSLSLITGMVYVIQVFVNKDQGANENMPKYLSYIGFISPIMMFSICLTVPSALPLYWAMSCMFVIVQTIFAKKLFYYKKAKAVMRGQEA, from the coding sequence ATGAGAATAAGGCAAGTTGTGTTTTTGGTGAGTGTACCTGCTCTATTCTTGGCGGGGTGTGACAAGATGAATGGGATGACGGGACTGTTCAACCATTTTGTCTCGTTTCTTACTTGGTCGATTGAGTCTTTGGCTGCTGCTTTCGATAACAGCTATGGTTTGGCGATTATTGGATTAACATTCATTATGAGATTGGTGTTGATGCCAATGATGGTCAAGCAATACATCATGCAGGCAATTCGAAAAGAGAAAATGAAGGTGTTGCAGCCGAAGATACAAGCGGTTAAGCAGAAGTATACAAAAGATCAAATCCAAGATACCCCGTCTTTGGCAAAAGAGAGAGATAAGGAAATCCTTGCATTGCACAAAGAGTATGGGGTAAACCCGTTCGCGACGGGATGTTTACCAATTCTAATCCAACTAGTGGTCCTAATTGGCGTTTATTATGCAATCCAATCGTCTCCAGCCATCGCTTCTCATGAGTTCTTATGGTTGCAACTAGGTAAACCAGATTTCTCGCTTTCTTTAATCACAGGTATGGTGTATGTCATTCAAGTGTTTGTCAATAAGGATCAGGGTGCAAATGAAAATATGCCCAAATACTTATCTTACATTGGGTTCATTTCTCCGATTATGATGTTTTCTATTTGTTTGACTGTTCCATCTGCTTTGCCTTTATATTGGGCGATGAGCTGTATGTTCGTAATTGTACAGACGATTTTTGCAAAGAAACTGTTTTATTATAAAAAAGCTAAAGCAGTAATGAGAGGACAAGAAGCATAA
- a CDS encoding SpoIID/LytB domain-containing protein, with product MKRFYVLLLVFAVVFAHLSYSTDVKAETIEPTISVKLVNYLGNKSEITIKPSGTYLVKDTKLQLEANVEYQIKATSDGVSLHKGSQHLGAFTSLEVTPFRSSSILWIGKQGYLGNILFTNESGKYVRPINTLPLEDYVKGVVPMEMPAYWNAEALKAQAVAARTYALGYINKVIDDTIRYQVYGGYMNDTWYKNSNRAVDETFGQVLKYQDALISAVFSASNGGRTESNANAWGSTALPYLTIKGDPYDTSISWELALQKMQIDLANKDLKNPGAWWDATKETDTNISSNIKAWMLANGYAGKDIKIVSIPKLSLYAPSSGGRVTKGDISITYIIKDQFDSAGKLSVQQLNFTGTTAAKIRAIIGNRVILSYLVTEAAENEATITIKGNGDGHGVGMSQYGAKKMGELGKTYQEIVAFYYTGTTLSSVYQIRPVTKPQVNPVGDSDKVVTGAAGSDVTITVKGNGSILGSGQADAAGDFAVPIPVQKAGTKLTITASDQAGHVSEVTEAVVQDKAPLAPNVNIITDKTTAVTGTAEANTTVYVKVGSTLLGRKTVDSAGRFSVPISVQKAGTKIRVVVRDSSGNYSPYTSVMVQDKTAPLAPKVNIITDQATTVTGTAEANATVYVKVGATILGRQKVNTAGAFSVSIPVQTAGIKVRVVVRDSSGNYSPYTTVTVQSI from the coding sequence ATGAAAAGATTCTATGTACTTTTATTGGTTTTCGCCGTTGTTTTTGCCCATCTTTCTTATTCAACAGACGTGAAGGCTGAAACAATCGAACCAACCATTTCCGTCAAGCTAGTAAACTATTTAGGCAATAAAAGTGAGATTACAATCAAGCCTTCTGGTACCTATTTAGTGAAAGATACGAAGCTGCAGCTCGAGGCGAATGTGGAGTATCAGATTAAAGCCACAAGTGATGGCGTTTCATTACATAAAGGCAGTCAGCATCTAGGTGCATTCACGAGTTTGGAGGTTACACCCTTTAGAAGCAGTTCTATCTTGTGGATTGGTAAGCAAGGTTATTTAGGCAATATTTTATTTACAAATGAAAGCGGAAAGTATGTCCGGCCCATCAATACATTGCCTTTAGAGGATTATGTTAAAGGGGTTGTCCCGATGGAAATGCCCGCTTATTGGAACGCGGAGGCATTAAAGGCGCAAGCGGTGGCTGCTAGAACATATGCGTTAGGTTATATCAATAAGGTCATTGATGATACCATTCGTTATCAGGTATACGGCGGCTATATGAATGATACTTGGTATAAAAACAGCAATCGAGCGGTAGATGAAACATTCGGCCAAGTACTAAAATATCAAGATGCACTGATTAGCGCTGTATTTTCAGCAAGCAACGGCGGAAGAACCGAATCCAATGCAAATGCCTGGGGAAGCACTGCCTTGCCTTACCTGACAATTAAGGGCGATCCCTATGACACTAGCATCTCATGGGAGCTAGCTTTGCAAAAAATGCAAATAGATCTGGCTAATAAAGACTTGAAGAATCCTGGTGCTTGGTGGGACGCGACAAAAGAAACGGATACAAACATCAGCAGTAACATCAAAGCATGGATGCTTGCAAATGGATATGCCGGCAAAGACATTAAAATCGTCAGCATTCCAAAGCTATCATTGTATGCACCCTCATCTGGGGGACGTGTGACGAAAGGTGATATCAGTATTACATACATCATTAAGGATCAATTTGACTCTGCTGGCAAGCTGTCCGTACAGCAGTTGAATTTTACAGGTACAACAGCTGCCAAAATCAGAGCAATCATTGGTAATCGTGTGATATTGAGCTACCTCGTTACCGAGGCAGCTGAGAATGAAGCAACCATTACCATAAAAGGCAATGGTGATGGTCATGGTGTCGGCATGAGCCAGTACGGCGCTAAAAAAATGGGCGAGCTAGGTAAAACGTATCAAGAGATTGTAGCGTTTTATTATACAGGCACTACCCTTTCCTCTGTGTATCAAATCAGACCGGTCACAAAACCACAAGTCAACCCAGTAGGTGACAGCGACAAAGTAGTAACAGGAGCGGCAGGTTCTGATGTAACGATAACAGTAAAGGGCAATGGAAGCATATTAGGAAGCGGGCAAGCAGATGCGGCTGGTGACTTTGCGGTTCCAATTCCTGTTCAAAAAGCGGGCACAAAGCTTACCATCACAGCGAGCGATCAGGCAGGACATGTGAGTGAAGTGACAGAAGCTGTGGTACAAGACAAGGCTCCATTAGCGCCAAACGTGAATATCATTACAGATAAAACTACCGCAGTAACAGGAACTGCGGAAGCCAATACGACTGTCTATGTGAAAGTGGGATCCACTCTTTTAGGTAGAAAAACAGTGGACTCCGCTGGCAGATTTTCTGTTCCTATTTCGGTGCAAAAAGCAGGGACAAAAATACGAGTCGTTGTACGCGACAGCAGCGGCAATTACAGCCCTTACACATCCGTGATGGTGCAGGATAAAACCGCTCCGTTAGCTCCGAAAGTAAATATAATTACAGATCAAGCTACAACCGTAACGGGCACAGCGGAAGCAAATGCGACTGTCTATGTAAAGGTTGGAGCCACTATCCTTGGTAGACAAAAGGTGAATACTGCTGGGGCCTTTTCTGTTTCTATTCCTGTCCAAACAGCAGGGATAAAAGTAAGAGTGGTTGTACGCGACAGCAGTGGCAATTACAGTCCTTATACAACAGTGACAGTGCAATCTATATAA
- the galU gene encoding UTP--glucose-1-phosphate uridylyltransferase GalU has product MKTVKKAIIPAAGLGTRFLPATKAMPKEMLPIVDKPTIQYIVEEAVASGIEDIIIVTGKGKRAIEDHFDHAFELEQNLLEKEKYALLEEVQKSSKMVDIHYIRQKEPKGLGHAIWCARKFIGDEPFAVLLGDDIVQAETPCLRQLMDEYERTLSSVIGVQTVPENVTHRYGIVDPISQTGRRYGVRNFVEKPKQGTAPSNLAIMGRYILTPEIFAFLEKQETGAGGEIQLTDAIQKLNEIQRVFAYDFEGRRYDVGEKLGFIETTIEFALQHPELKEGVLRLMQGMLDREVVVSE; this is encoded by the coding sequence ATGAAGACAGTAAAAAAAGCCATTATCCCGGCTGCCGGTCTGGGAACACGCTTCCTCCCGGCTACAAAAGCTATGCCGAAAGAAATGCTGCCAATTGTGGACAAGCCAACGATTCAGTACATAGTGGAAGAAGCGGTTGCTTCTGGTATTGAAGATATCATCATCGTAACAGGTAAAGGCAAACGTGCTATTGAAGATCACTTTGATCATGCGTTTGAACTGGAACAAAATCTATTAGAAAAAGAAAAATACGCTCTACTAGAAGAAGTGCAAAAGTCTTCTAAAATGGTAGACATTCATTATATTCGCCAAAAAGAACCAAAAGGCTTAGGTCATGCGATTTGGTGTGCGCGTAAGTTTATTGGTGATGAGCCGTTTGCGGTCCTGCTTGGTGACGATATTGTACAAGCCGAAACACCATGCTTGCGTCAGTTAATGGATGAATATGAACGTACCTTATCATCTGTGATTGGGGTACAAACGGTACCAGAAAACGTAACACATCGCTATGGCATTGTGGACCCAATTAGCCAAACAGGTCGCCGCTATGGTGTTCGCAACTTTGTTGAAAAGCCAAAGCAGGGCACTGCGCCTTCTAACCTAGCAATCATGGGCCGCTATATTTTAACGCCAGAAATCTTTGCCTTCTTAGAAAAGCAAGAAACAGGTGCGGGCGGCGAGATTCAGCTAACGGATGCAATCCAAAAGCTAAACGAAATTCAGCGCGTGTTTGCCTACGACTTTGAAGGTAGACGCTATGATGTAGGAGAGAAGCTTGGTTTTATTGAGACAACGATTGAGTTTGCACTGCAGCATCCTGAATTAAAAGAAGGTGTGCTTCGTTTAATGCAAGGAATGTTAGATCGTGAAGTAGTTGTAAGTGAGTAA
- the fabZ gene encoding 3-hydroxyacyl-ACP dehydratase FabZ, whose amino-acid sequence MLDIEQIKEIIPHRYPFLLVDRILEVEEGVRAIGIKNVSANEEFFNGHFPGYAVMPGVLIVEALAQVGAVAVLKKEENRGRIAFFAGIENCRFKKQVRPGDQLRLEVELTRVRGPIGKGKAVATVDGEVACEAEITFALGDKKE is encoded by the coding sequence ATGTTGGATATCGAACAAATTAAAGAAATTATTCCGCACCGCTATCCGTTTTTATTAGTAGATCGCATTTTAGAAGTCGAAGAAGGCGTACGTGCCATCGGTATTAAAAATGTCAGTGCCAATGAAGAATTCTTTAACGGTCACTTCCCAGGCTACGCCGTAATGCCAGGTGTTCTTATCGTCGAGGCATTAGCGCAGGTCGGTGCAGTAGCTGTACTCAAAAAAGAAGAAAACCGCGGTCGCATCGCCTTTTTTGCCGGCATTGAAAACTGCCGCTTTAAAAAGCAAGTACGCCCTGGCGACCAGCTACGCCTTGAGGTTGAGCTTACACGCGTGCGCGGTCCAATCGGAAAAGGAAAGGCAGTCGCAACAGTAGACGGCGAAGTGGCATGTGAAGCGGAGATTACATTTGCATTAGGAGATAAGAAGGAATAA
- a CDS encoding peptidase S8 translates to MMSKRMKKVYSLLICFTFILSILSPLRTAAAPMDKAVELKFGTPATGKLKAGEEAWFKISPGKNVSTASHVFFTVSGTSTPHFTVYADLQSAQNEFTYANYENRVDGLEYPLAWTGPYYIKVVAEAAGDYTINTEAVTKPPGEREEDGGMCMIEESVKGQKTSLQTLASMRTIRDSLLNQTKVGKEITSLYYKVSATTVFDVVKDKKYRDEILKYLEQLRPLLEELEKIAKGKNSDYTITDKDYQTIIGLKDLVLSKSTTSVTKEVNAQWTTVNAVGIKGKKLNVLVEQLQLKQKSKKYVNNEIIVSVNNTAAKDAMVKAAGALSGKQVKVEAMTAKGVAIANTYVLKYEGNQSPEELAALLQNHPAVTYAEPNHIVRSFANDIQYQYHWSLENNGQAGGEKGADIRYKDIISLLAGKKYNNTLIAVVDTGTNYTVQDLKSVVRTDLDKDFVNEDDDAIDDNDHGTHVAGTIAALGNNSYSMTGINPFANILPVKVLDADGGGTVEQIALGIRHAVDKGAKVINLSLGSSEFSETIEKQLIYAKQKGVTVVAAAGNDGEGQLSYPASSEYVISVGATDPADMRAEFSNFGKGLDIVAPGVGIPSLMHDGEVMYLSGTSMAAPHVAAIAGLIYSIKPNVKPNEVQQILTKNTVDLGALGYDEEYGSGRLDASRVLHALGFAYPKPAKPTVKPVDDNDTVITGTAKAQSIIVKNGKSIIGNAPVDAKGNYTIKIKAQKAGTVLHVSAISDKGVVGDPVAIPVKDATPPAKPTVETVSSKSTSVIGQTEAGAVVTVMSGTKTIGTGKANSKGRFSIAIAKQKTGTELTITATDGAKNVSGKSIVKVK, encoded by the coding sequence ATGATGTCAAAGCGAATGAAAAAGGTTTATAGTTTGCTAATCTGTTTTACTTTCATTCTATCTATTCTCAGTCCACTTCGCACTGCCGCAGCCCCAATGGACAAGGCTGTCGAGCTGAAGTTCGGTACACCAGCAACAGGAAAGCTAAAGGCTGGAGAAGAAGCGTGGTTTAAAATCTCTCCAGGGAAAAACGTGTCTACTGCAAGTCACGTGTTTTTCACGGTGAGCGGTACAAGTACACCGCACTTTACCGTGTATGCAGACCTACAAAGTGCACAAAATGAGTTTACATATGCAAATTATGAAAATCGAGTGGATGGATTAGAGTATCCACTTGCTTGGACAGGTCCTTACTATATTAAAGTAGTAGCGGAAGCTGCAGGTGATTACACAATCAATACAGAAGCTGTCACAAAACCGCCGGGTGAGCGCGAAGAGGATGGCGGTATGTGTATGATTGAGGAATCTGTTAAAGGACAAAAAACAAGCCTTCAAACACTTGCGAGCATGCGTACCATTCGTGACTCTTTACTAAACCAAACAAAGGTCGGAAAAGAAATTACTTCCTTGTATTATAAGGTATCGGCTACAACTGTGTTTGATGTGGTAAAGGATAAAAAGTATCGCGATGAAATTTTAAAATACCTCGAGCAGTTACGACCATTGCTAGAGGAGCTTGAAAAAATTGCAAAGGGTAAAAATAGCGATTATACCATCACAGATAAAGACTATCAAACTATCATTGGATTAAAGGATCTTGTATTAAGCAAATCCACGACATCTGTAACAAAAGAAGTAAATGCACAGTGGACGACAGTCAATGCTGTCGGAATTAAAGGTAAAAAACTGAATGTATTGGTTGAGCAGCTGCAGCTCAAGCAAAAATCAAAGAAATACGTAAACAACGAGATTATCGTCTCTGTAAACAATACAGCTGCCAAAGATGCGATGGTAAAGGCGGCGGGAGCTCTATCTGGCAAGCAGGTCAAGGTAGAGGCAATGACAGCAAAGGGTGTTGCAATTGCGAATACATACGTTTTGAAATATGAAGGCAATCAATCACCAGAAGAACTAGCTGCATTATTGCAAAACCATCCGGCCGTTACATATGCAGAGCCAAATCACATCGTGCGCTCGTTCGCAAACGATATTCAATACCAATATCATTGGTCTCTGGAAAATAATGGTCAAGCAGGCGGCGAAAAAGGAGCTGACATCCGCTATAAGGATATCATCAGCCTTTTAGCTGGCAAAAAATATAATAATACGCTGATTGCAGTCGTTGATACAGGCACCAATTACACAGTGCAAGATTTAAAGTCTGTTGTACGCACAGATCTAGATAAAGACTTCGTAAATGAAGATGATGATGCCATTGATGATAATGACCACGGCACACATGTCGCAGGAACGATCGCGGCATTAGGCAACAACAGCTATTCGATGACAGGTATCAACCCGTTTGCTAACATCCTGCCTGTAAAAGTATTGGATGCAGATGGCGGTGGTACGGTGGAACAAATTGCACTAGGTATTCGCCATGCGGTAGATAAAGGGGCAAAGGTCATTAACCTAAGCCTTGGCTCTAGCGAGTTTAGTGAGACCATTGAAAAGCAATTGATTTATGCAAAGCAAAAAGGAGTTACAGTTGTTGCGGCAGCTGGTAACGACGGAGAAGGACAGCTAAGCTATCCGGCAAGCTCCGAATATGTAATTAGTGTAGGTGCAACAGATCCTGCTGATATGCGTGCCGAGTTCTCCAACTTTGGCAAGGGCTTAGATATTGTCGCACCGGGTGTAGGAATTCCAAGCTTGATGCATGACGGTGAAGTGATGTACTTGTCTGGTACATCAATGGCCGCGCCGCACGTTGCGGCTATAGCTGGCTTAATTTACTCCATTAAGCCGAATGTAAAGCCTAATGAAGTACAGCAAATCCTAACAAAGAACACAGTAGATTTAGGTGCACTGGGTTATGATGAAGAATACGGCAGCGGCCGCCTAGATGCATCTCGCGTCTTGCATGCGCTTGGCTTTGCCTATCCAAAGCCTGCAAAACCAACTGTAAAACCGGTAGATGACAACGATACGGTCATCACAGGAACAGCAAAGGCGCAATCTATTATTGTCAAAAATGGCAAATCCATTATAGGTAACGCCCCGGTTGATGCAAAAGGAAACTACACAATTAAAATTAAAGCACAAAAAGCGGGGACTGTTCTGCATGTATCGGCTATCAGTGACAAAGGTGTTGTTGGTGATCCGGTCGCAATTCCTGTAAAAGATGCTACACCACCGGCCAAGCCAACTGTCGAGACGGTAAGTAGTAAATCTACATCTGTCATCGGACAAACCGAAGCAGGTGCAGTTGTAACCGTAATGAGCGGTACAAAAACGATTGGAACAGGCAAAGCAAACAGCAAAGGTCGTTTTTCTATCGCCATTGCAAAACAAAAAACAGGGACAGAGCTCACAATTACAGCGACAGATGGTGCGAAGAATGTAAGTGGAAAGAGCATTGTGAAAGTAAAATAA